Proteins encoded in a region of the Novibacillus thermophilus genome:
- a CDS encoding sulfite exporter TauE/SafE family protein has protein sequence MLIIGIGNELEALTIPVFQVVRKITGPVLLVTGLYFIGWIKVRGLFTERLLNYRSYIDHLSGNTKAFALGVLLSLAFCPTMFFVFFGLLTPLMLNTAGYGLALPFLFSIGTIIPVLLFLGLAFGMGLDQKVLKRSKKIGRVIQVIAGIVLVIIGVNDIILYWTLS, from the coding sequence ATGTTGATCATTGGGATTGGGAATGAGCTAGAAGCGTTAACTATACCGGTTTTTCAAGTCGTGCGGAAGATAACAGGTCCTGTATTATTGGTTACTGGTCTTTATTTTATCGGATGGATTAAGGTACGTGGACTATTTACCGAACGATTACTAAATTATAGAAGTTATATAGATCATTTATCGGGAAACACCAAGGCCTTTGCTTTAGGCGTTCTGTTGTCACTCGCTTTTTGTCCAACCATGTTTTTCGTATTTTTTGGTTTACTCACCCCTTTAATGTTAAATACAGCCGGTTATGGACTTGCTCTTCCTTTTCTGTTTTCCATCGGTACGATTATCCCGGTGTTACTATTTCTTGGATTGGCCTTTGGAATGGGGTTGGATCAGAAGGTTTTAAAAAGATCAAAGAAAATAGGGCGGGTTATCCAGGTGATAGCGGGGATTGTACTAGTTATCATAGGTGTTAATGATATTATTTTGTATTGGACATTATCTTAA